The following nucleotide sequence is from Thermoanaerobacterales bacterium.
ACGAGGTCCTGCAAGGCGATCTCCAGTTCCAGGCAGCGTTCCAGACGCGCCGCCCCGTCCCGTTGGTCCGCGGAGAAGAGCACGGCGACGTCGACATCGCTGCCGGCGCGCATCCGTCCGCTCGCGACAGACCCGTAGACGTAGGCCGCCGTCACGTCATCCTGCCGGGCCAGGTATTCTCCCACGAGGCGCATAATTTCATCTTCGGATAGACGCACAGGCCATCACCCCGCAACCATTATAACCCGACTTGCCCTACGGCGGCCAGCCGCCGTCCGGGCGCGCAGGCACCCGGACGGGTACCCGAAACAGTTGGGATGAAATTACTTGTCCGGCAGGTCTGTGCTATACTTTGGAAAACAATCGATACGGGTGCGGAAGGAAGGTGCGGACAGGGGTGAGCGAAATCTGGGCGGCGGCGCTGGACAAGAAAGGGCGGGCGCTGCTGCGGGAAGGGCGGTACGGCGAGGCGGCGGAGGTGTTCCGGGAGGCCTGCCGGCTGGACGACAACCCCGTTCTGGCGAACAACCTGGCCACCGCCTGTTTTTACGGCGGGGAGGCGGAACGGGCTCTGGAAGCTCTGGCGCCGAACATCGAGCCCGGCGCGCCCTTCAACCCTTACGCCCACGGCCTGGCGGCCCAGATCCTGGCGTCTTTGGGACGGGGAGCGGAGGCGCGCGCTGAGCTTCGGGATGCGGTACGGGACTTCGAGGACGGCCTGGCCGCCCTGCGCCGGGAGGGAGCGGTGCCGCGTTCCTGGAAGGAGTACACCGTTACGGTGTTGAGGGCGGCGGGCTCCCTGATGGAGCACCGCCTCGTCTACGATCTGTACCGCCGGTGGCAGGGCCTGCACGTGGAGTGGGAGTGCGCCTACCTGGCGGGCGTCGCGGCCTTCAACCTGAAGAGGTTCGCCCAGGCGGCCAGGCACTGGGCGGCGGCCGGGGAAATGGGCCGGCTGTCCGGGGCCTTTCAGCGGGTGGCGCTGCTGGCGGACCGGGGCCGCGTACCCCATTTCTCCGTGGAGTATGAGCTTCCGACTGTCGACAGGCTGTCCAGTCTGGCCGCCGCGGCCGCGGCTTCCGAGGAAGAGCGCCGCCGGTATGCCGGCCGGGGAATGGTACGCCTGTACCTTTTGGCCGGTATTCTGGATCCCGAGGCGGATGACGGGATGGTCAGGTTCGGCGTGAACACCCTGGTCACCTACGGAGGGGACTGGGGCCGGCGGCTGGCGCGGGATTTACTGGACGCGGGCGATGTATCCCTGGCCGTCAAGATCGCGGCGGCCGGGGCACTGGTGGAAATAGGCGTCTACCAACTGGACGAGGATATTCCCGTCACCGTTGACGGGCGAAAGGAAACGATCAGGGTACAAAAGGTGGCCGTTGCGGAAGAGGGGGACGCGGAGCTGGAGGAGGCGGTAGCCCGCGCCGGCCGGCTGCGCGCGGAAGAGAAGTACGAGGATGCTCTGGCGGTCCTGGAAGACCTGCAGGTGAAAGGCCGGTTATACCCGCCGGCCATGATGATGCAGGCCAACCTGTACCGCCGGCTGGGGCGGACCAAGGAGGGCAGGCGCCTGCTGGAGACGCTGGAGGAGATGTATCCCGCCGATCCGGCCGTCTTGTTCAACCTGGCCGGCATGTGGTATGAACTCCAGGATCCCGCAAAGGCGCGCTCCTACCTGGAGCGCCTGGATGAAAGCCTGGAGGGACGGGAAGTGACGGCGGAGTTCGGAGAAAAGCTGGCCTGGCTGCGGAGGCAGGTGAAC
It contains:
- a CDS encoding nucleotidyltransferase domain-containing protein codes for the protein MRLSEDEIMRLVGEYLARQDDVTAAYVYGSVASGRMRAGSDVDVAVLFSADQRDGAARLERCLELEIALQDLVRRPVQVVDITSASLFLQHQVRKTGQRVVDKDPSRRAAQEAASRERYLDMLPLYNHRINLTLRRL